One Eriocheir sinensis breed Jianghai 21 unplaced genomic scaffold, ASM2467909v1 Scaffold746, whole genome shotgun sequence genomic window, cgtgaccgacacaacagacatgacagtcgtgaccgacacaacagacatgacaacagtgaccaacgcagcaggcatgacagtcgtgaccgacacaacagacatgacagtcgtgaccgacgcagcagacatgacaacagtgaccgacgcagcaggcatgacagtcgtgaccgacacaacagacatgacagcagtgaccaacgcagcaggcatgacagtcgtgaccgacacaacagacatgacagtcgtgaccgacacaacagacatgacagcagtgaccgacgcagcaggcatgacagtcgtgaccgacacaacagacatgacaacagtgaccaacgcagcaggcatgacagtcgtgaccgacacaacagacatgacagtcgtgaccgacacaacagacatgacaacagtgaccaacgcagcagacatgacagtcgtgaccgacacaacagacatgacaacagtgaccaacgcagcagacatgacaacagtgaccaacgcagcagacatgacaacagtgaccaacgcagcagacatgacagtcgtgaccgacacaacagacatgacagtcgtgaccgacacaacagacatgacagtcgtgaccgacacaacagacatgacaacagtgaccaacgcagcagacatgacagcagtgaccgacaaggGAGCGATTGGATTCAGAATCTGTCTAGTGAAGACCTTGATGATGTTCAACCCTTGAACCAAGGAGAAAACCGTCAGAGTGGATTTCCTATGGATTGGGCAAGTAAGTTGAAAAGTTTTTGTGCACTGAGTAGTGCTCAAGTGTTTTAAACAATGAACAGTGTAGTGCTTTTCATTAGGTGTTCCAATTCTTCTTGTATGAATATATTGTAAATGTACTGAGTTATGTTGTCCTAACAGTTTTACATCCTTTCTGGTTGCATTCATTGTGATAACAATTTTCGGTAACCTGACATTACAGTGAGTGTACCAAAGGCCTGCTGTCTTTCACTTAGTGGCACCACTCATCATCTACCTGCAGGTTCCAAATATTACACAAGTGTCCTATACCATGTACTTACAGCATCATGCCTGATTGTAATTTACAATGCTATGATTTTCACAATGTATActgtaaatacttttttttaatctgtccaaaaatataaaaattaatgGAGATGTAGCAACAATGTAACATGCCAGGGCTTTGGAAAGTATTACAATACTGAAAGTCTAAATATTATTGTTCAGCTTCCATGTAATTACTGCAAAAATCATTATCAATAGATTATTATTGGATTTGTGTTGTGATTTGTAAAGGAGTTATGATATTAAGTTAATAAATTATTAGCATTAATCTGTATAATATAGGTACTACTTCATATAAATATTTGGTGGAGAGTGGATTGTTGATTTGTGAGGGTATGTGTAAGTAGGAAGATTCAATAAGTAAGAGTGTAGCTCTAAATAGTTTCCACACCATAATTGATATGGTTCACTCACTCAGATTCACCACATTTGGATAACAATATCTGAGGAGGATTGAAATATTGCCTGTTCTAAAATGCCAAGTGTATGTTaaaacttcttttcctcactatttTTTCCAGAATTCCAGAGGCGAGTCATTCATTTGTTGCTGGATATGAGGACCTCTTTGCATACTCTTACTGGCTCTACACCAAGTGACAATGATATATCAATTCAACAGCTGGACTCTATGGAGGATGCAGAGGCATTTGAAAATGAATTGTGAACACCCTCTTTTTGCAAAGAAATTACAGAAAAATTTGTCCACATAGGTGGAATTTCAGTGAAGGATATGATATCAAaggtattgtgcagcattatgtcGAAGAAGTTGATGTGTAAGTACAACATGTATGGACAACGGGGCAAAGTAGCTTTTAAAAATACAAGATTGTGCAGTGTCATCACAGACTGTTATGAAGAAATTCAGAGATGTGAGTTTAACAGAAATACACATGATTGCAACACAATTGTGTAATGCCCCAAAAATGAAGTAAAGTGGAAACTAAATCATGTAGGGTAGTGGGCAAATAGTGATGCTGGGTCAGGGGATACCATAAAATCAGGTAACTTCAGACATTTTTAGGGTTTTGGCCTATAAATTCTTGTAGAACTACACTATTTGAAACCTGTCCTTACTGTGAAAACTGTTCTATGATCTGTCCAACAGTTTGGTTAGACTCAGGAAAACTGTTGATACCCACATTTTTATTCCAGGTACGGTGTGCAAAAAAATGTAGCAACAAGATGTG contains:
- the LOC126994207 gene encoding serine-rich adhesin for platelets-like, which codes for MTAVTDTADMTAVTNTADVTAVTNTKDMTVVADAADLTAVTDTTDMTVMTDTTDMTAVTDAAGMTVMTDTTDMTTVTDMTAVTDAAGMTVMTDTTDMTVVTDMTAVTDAADMTVVTDTTDMTVVTDTTDMTAVTDAAGMTVMTDTTDMTVVTDMTAVTDAAGMTVMTDTTDMTVVTDMTAVTDAADMTVVTDTTDMTTVTNAADMTVVTDTTDMTVVTDTTDMTTVTNAAGMTVVTDTTDMTVVTDTTDMTTVTNAAGMTVVTDTTDMTVVTDAADMTTVTDAAGMTVVTDTTDMTAVTNAAGMTVVTDTTDMTVVTDTTDMTAVTDAAGMTVVTDTTDMTTVTNAAGMTVVTDTTDMTVVTDTTDMTTVTNAADMTVVTDTTDMTTVTNAADMTTVTNAADMTTVTNAADMTVVTDTTDMTVVTDTTDMTVVTDTTDMTTVTNAADMTAVTDKGAIGFRICLVKTLMMFNP